The sequence GGCTAACAAGCGGGCTTGAACCCTTGCCGGAGATGATCCGGTAATTCTGGTAAATTCTTTTTCGATACACCTAAAAAATTTTGTTCGGGTTGGATTTAGCAGCGTAGCAAATTTATTATCCGATGCAAAGGTTATCCTTATATTCTCGAAGGCTAAATTTTTATAGTGCCCATCATCCACCGAGATGATAATATCTAAATTAAATTCATCACCTTTTTCAATCCTGCTGCCATCCTCTTTCCAGGCTTTATAGCCTATTTTTAATTTACTGTTCAGCTCATCATTTATATTATCAATCAGAGCCTGCGTTTGATTTGCATGAGCCATTGGTTTAATTTTTCCCGGAATCGGGATGTGGACTATTCGCTCCCGGCTTTTAATGTTACTTGTTGGATTCATAGCTTTTAATTTAATGTTGTAACTAATAGAAAATTCGGTTAAAAAATGAACATTGCACAATGTGGCAGACGGTAGTATATACGCGTCTGATGTTTATTCTGTTACAACGTGAAAAATGGAAGCCAGTGGCAATTATTCGGGATTATTAGCTCCGTTTTTTAACGGGTACCGTGGGGAATGTAATTATGTACCGAATTTAATCAAATTGCACACCGATTAAGTTGACAGGAGCGGAGAACTTCCACCTGCTGACATGTAAAGGGTTGAAAGACTAAACCACTATGCATTGGAAACACATAGGTTTAAGACTCGAATGAAATTCGATGAATATAGATTGGACGGAAGTCAGAAGTCAGAAGACGGAAGAAAAAGATTTAACAATTCTCTAAAAACTTCGGTCTCCCGACTTCGGTCTTCGGTCAAAAACTAAAATTTATAGAAACTAAAGTAGCTGCAATAATCCCGAAGTTTCGGGAGCAGGGTATTAACCGTGAACTTGAAAATAAATTAGAGAGCTATGTACAAACAAATTAACTTGCCAATCCCTTACCTGCGCTCAATCATTTTTGCCGATAGAATACGCACGTCATCAATGGGTTTGTCTGCCGGGTTGGTGGCAACACCTGCAATGCTGTCAACCACATCCATTCCGCTTATCACCTGCCCAAAAACGGTGTAGTTCTGATCGAGGTGAGCCGCGCCGCCTTCTGTTTTATAAATCTCGCGGTGTGCCTCCGGGAAACGGTAAAGCTCCATTGTTGTCAGCTCTGTTTCGGTAAGCGAGTCGAACCGTGTTTTTATCGTTGCTATATCCTTTTGAATGGTTGCAATCGTTAAACTGTCAGCTGTGAGGCGTTCCTCGTAAATGGCATCCATTTTATCCATCAGCCCTGAAAGTTCCTCCAGCTGTGTTTTATTCTCCGCTTTGTTAATCACCTTATTATATGCCAGCCAACTGTTTATGCGATTTTCAACCAATGCCAGTGTGCTGTCGGTGTAGGTACGTCCCTGAATAATGGTAAACTGTGTACCATCCGATTCACGATCCGGGTTTTGGTCGTCTCCCATTCGCGCGGCATTCAAGGCCCCTCTACGGTGCAGCAAATCGGGTCTGAATTCGGCATCGATACGGTAATACAGCGCGGTACTGTCTTCGGTACTAATTTGACCTGTAGGTTTGGTAGCTACATCGCCGGTTTGTATCAAAAAGTTTTCAATTACACGATGAAACGATACGCTGTCGTAAACGCCCTGGTTCACCAATTTTATAAAATTATTGCGGTGTATGGGTGTCTCGTCCGACAAACGCAGAATAATGGTTCCAAAATCAGTGCTTAGCTGCACATCTTTCTTCAGATCACTTTTCCACACTCCTTCTTCAATTTCGCTGTCGCATGCAATACAAAACAGCATTATACACCCAACAAGCAGCAGTGATAGTTTTCTCATTACCAAATTAACTGATTTTTAAAATTCAAGACGAGTTTGCTTATTCAAAACTTACAGTTGTGTATTCAGGATTCACCTTCCTAAAAATGTTTCTCTATAGCCTTTAACAGTTCGGCTTTTCGAATGGGCTTGCCAACATAATCGTTAAATTCGTTTCCATTCATTACATCGCCTTGTGTTTCGGGAGCAAAAGCCGATAAAGCAAATATCTTTATTACACCATCCAGCTCCCTGATATGTTTTGCGGCCTGGTAGCCATCCATTTCGGGCATTTTTAAATCCATTAAAATTAAATCAATGCCAGCGTTTTCCTTAAACAGTTTTATGGCCTCAACGCCTGTTGATGCAATGATTAGTTCTTCAGTAATCTCGTTTAACATATACGAAAATAACTTCTGATTAATGACATCGTCTTCAGCCAATAAAATTTTTAATTTCTTTGAAGCGGGTACGCTAACGGGATTGTTCTTTTCCATAGGGTTGTCAACTTTCGAAGTAATAATACCAATCACAGTAAAAGGGAATACTGTGTCCGGCAATTAACCTCCATTAAAACTCGTCCTTATTTCTATTTTTTGTATAACTGTTTAAAGATATGGTTTTCCTTTTGATTGGCGAAATTACAGTGTTAGGCATTTTGCTTATTTTTGACAACAATTTAAAAAACGAAAGAAATGAAGATTGTTGTTTTGGATGGCTACGCACTAAATCCCGGAGATTTAAGTTGGGAAGAAATAGGGAAATTGGGTGATTTTAAGGTATACGACCGCACCCCTCCCGAATTAACACTTGAGCGGGCAAAAGATGCCGACGCAATTTTCACCAACAAAGTAATCATCGATAAGGAAATTATAAATCAGCTGCCTAAACTAAAATTTATTGGTGTGCTGGCAACTGGTTACAATGTGGTTGATACTGCTGCTGCGCGCAAGGCGGGAATTACCGTTTGCAACATTCCGGCCTATAGTACTGCATCGGTGGCACAACTGGTATTTGCCCATATTCTTCATTTCACCAACAATGTGGCAGAACATGCCAGCTCGGTGCATAATGGCATCTGGGCAAAAAGCACCGACTTTGCCTACTGGCTTTCGCCGCAAAGCGAACTGGCCAGAAAAACACTGGGGATTATTGGATTCGGACAAATTGGGCAAGCCGTGGCACGTATTGCACTGGCTTTTGGCATGAAGGTAATTTTTAACAACCGAAGCAAAAAATCAAGCGATATTAATGCCCTGCAGGTTGATCTTGACACCTTACTCGAAAGCAGCGATTTTATTAGTATTAACTGTCCGCTTACCGACGAGAATAAAGGTTTTATAAATACGGCGGCCATTGAAAAGATGAAACCATCTGCATTTCTGATAAATACCGGGCGAGGCCCGCTAATAAACGAACTGGATTTGGCCGATGCGCTAAACAACAAAAGAATTGCAGGTGCCGGTTTAGATGTACTGGCCGTTGAACCTGCTCTACCTGACAATCCACTTCCGAAAGCCAAAAACTGCAACATTACACCCCACATTGCCTGGGCAACACTTGAAGCCCGGCAGCGATTAATGCAAATTGCCACCAACAATCTGCGGTCATTTCTCAGCGGCAATCCGATAAATGTGGTCGGCTAAGTTTAAAAATAGTTAAGAATATATAAAGCACGTTTCAACGGCGCAACCTTTTACACTCTTCAAGCGTTTTATCAGCACACGAAGGGTAAATTGTGTTGCTAAAGATCCTGCATATCGTTTTGCTGGCATCGGTAAAGTACATTGTAACACTACCGTATGCTATGATTATCGGCGTCGATTACAAATACGCACTTATTGCTGTATTATCGGGCGGAATTGGCGGCTTCTTATTCTTTTACTACATCAGTAAACCGATAAACCGCGGATTAATGCGGTTGTGGCCATGCATTTGCCGGGCAATTCCTTTTTCGTTACGAGGTCGCTACCGAAGTTGGTGCATCAGAAGATCGCGAAAGAAAAAACGCATATTTACCCGGCGAAACCGCTTTATCACTCGAATGAAAGCGAATTATGGTTTCTGGGGAGTTATTATCGCTACCCCCGTTATTTTAACCATACCTATCGGCGCCTTTCTCGCCAACAAATATTATTCGCAACGACGACACATTGTTTTATATATGATATTATCAATAATTGGTTGGGCAGGAGTATTGTCGGGCTTAGTGCATTTATTTCCCGGCGTGTTCCTTTAACCGATGCAGGTTTTCTTCATTTAACAACAACCGACGATCAGCTTCTGCCCAATCCAATTCAGTCAGCTCATCCATTGTCAGCCACTTTACTGCTTTATGATCATTAAGTTTTACATCGCCCGAAATAACCACACAAACAAAAGGAATAAGCCGGATACATTTAATTTTATAGTCGTGCTCAACAGGGATTAACTTTTCCTGTACCTGAACGTGCAAATTCAACTCTTCTTTTATTTCGCGCACAATACATGCTTTAGCCGTTTCACCCGATTTTATCTTCCCTCCGGGGAATTCCCACTGCAACGGATGATCGGAGCTCTCGTTGTTTTGTGCAACGAGCACTTTCCCGTTCTGAATTATAATAGCACAGGTAACTTGAATCATGCTGCAAAAATAAAAAGTTGAAGAATAATTTCTATCTTTTCTGCCCGTTTGAAATCAACCACCTATGACAGAACAAGAACTTTTCGAACACCTCGACACGTGGGATAACATTGAAGTTGTTGCTGCATCGATACTTAACGCCCCGGCAGAATTTGATACACTAATACAGCTTGCCCTAAACGATACACGACAAAAAAGCTGGCGGGCTGCCTATCTTGTCGATAAAATTCATGATGAAAAACCGGAACTGCTACATCCTTATCTCCCGATACTGATTGAACAACTAAAAACGGAAAAGAATGCCAGCAAACGCCGTCATTGGCTTAAACTTATTAGTATGAACAAGATTGAAGAGGAGCTTACCGGGTTTCTGTTTGATTATTGTATCAACACGTTTACTTCGGGCAGCGAAGCCGTTGCAGTTCGCGTACACGCCATGCAAATACTCTTTAACATCTCGGAAATGGAACCCGATTTAAAACCCGAGGTACTGCAGTTGATTGAACAGGAAATGGAACACCATCCCACTGCAGGAATCCGCTCAAGAGGCAAAAAACTGGCAAGCAAACTATTTAAACAAATCAGGCAAAGCAGCGATTAAGAGCTTGCTTTCTGCTGAAATTTATTGATCAACTCCTGCAGTTTTCCATCCAACTCCTTATTCAGCTCGTCTTGTTTATAATTACGAGTTAGAATTACCATGTTTCTCAGGTGCGAAATCTGGCGGTTCTGCTCACTTTGAACTGCTGAAGCAAAGTTATCCGGTAACGAAGCATAATAATCGAGCATAGCAAAGCAGTTATCGGCCATTATCCGTACTTTTTCATTTCCTTTTTCCACAGCTCCGGCTCTGTAATACTGGTCTGCCATCTGGAACGAACTGTAATCAAGCGGAATAATCTCGTTCGGGAAAAGCTCAAACATTTTGTCGGCCACTTCAATGGCTTTTTCTTTTTCGCCATCAGCAACCAATGCCTGGGCCAAACGGGTAAACATGTAACGTGCCTGCATAATATCAATCTGTTTGCGGTTGTACTCGTCCATATGAATATCCGGATCGTTTACATTTCCCCAAACAAATTTGTTCATTACGTTATCGTACAGAATATCGGTATCGATTCTTCCGGCGGTCACACCTTGTTTTGGTGTTTTAATGGGCACAAAACGATAGGCCAATCCTTCAAACTGCAGCCAGTCGAGGAAATGAATGTTCCCGGTAAATACTAAACTGTGATCGATATAAATCGGTCGTTCCCAATTATTGGCAGCAATCATATTCAGTACCGCCATCTCACTTTTTGTGATCATATTACCGGTAATCTTAAAGCTAACTCTGTCGGCAATCTTGTCAGCATCCTCCGGTTTTACTGTTCCAGTTTCAACAGCTTTTTGTTTATCAACAGTTATATGGAAATCACGCGATGGCAGATAATCGAGCATTGCTCCACTGGTTACCTGTACTTTGGTACGCACATCGTCGCTACCTAAAAATTCCATCGCTTCGCTTAATTCCACCGAGCCTTTAATCCGGTCCTGGAAAAGCACCGCATCCATCCGGCCCATGTAATACTTATCTTTTGTAAAACTGAAGGGCACCGGATCAGCCTCGTAAGTTTTA comes from uncultured Draconibacterium sp. and encodes:
- a CDS encoding response regulator — protein: MPDTVFPFTVIGIITSKVDNPMEKNNPVSVPASKKLKILLAEDDVINQKLFSYMLNEITEELIIASTGVEAIKLFKENAGIDLILMDLKMPEMDGYQAAKHIRELDGVIKIFALSAFAPETQGDVMNGNEFNDYVGKPIRKAELLKAIEKHF
- a CDS encoding peptidylprolyl isomerase; translated protein: MRKLSLLLVGCIMLFCIACDSEIEEGVWKSDLKKDVQLSTDFGTIILRLSDETPIHRNNFIKLVNQGVYDSVSFHRVIENFLIQTGDVATKPTGQISTEDSTALYYRIDAEFRPDLLHRRGALNAARMGDDQNPDRESDGTQFTIIQGRTYTDSTLALVENRINSWLAYNKVINKAENKTQLEELSGLMDKMDAIYEERLTADSLTIATIQKDIATIKTRFDSLTETELTTMELYRFPEAHREIYKTEGGAAHLDQNYTVFGQVISGMDVVDSIAGVATNPADKPIDDVRILSAKMIERR
- a CDS encoding (deoxy)nucleoside triphosphate pyrophosphohydrolase, producing the protein MIQVTCAIIIQNGKVLVAQNNESSDHPLQWEFPGGKIKSGETAKACIVREIKEELNLHVQVQEKLIPVEHDYKIKCIRLIPFVCVVISGDVKLNDHKAVKWLTMDELTELDWAEADRRLLLNEENLHRLKEHAGK
- a CDS encoding D-2-hydroxyacid dehydrogenase encodes the protein MKIVVLDGYALNPGDLSWEEIGKLGDFKVYDRTPPELTLERAKDADAIFTNKVIIDKEIINQLPKLKFIGVLATGYNVVDTAAARKAGITVCNIPAYSTASVAQLVFAHILHFTNNVAEHASSVHNGIWAKSTDFAYWLSPQSELARKTLGIIGFGQIGQAVARIALAFGMKVIFNNRSKKSSDINALQVDLDTLLESSDFISINCPLTDENKGFINTAAIEKMKPSAFLINTGRGPLINELDLADALNNKRIAGAGLDVLAVEPALPDNPLPKAKNCNITPHIAWATLEARQRLMQIATNNLRSFLSGNPINVVG